A region from the Phycisphaerales bacterium genome encodes:
- a CDS encoding MCE family protein: MNARTRDLLTGLTAIVGLSGLAIMLMLFGTLANFAEPTYDVRVIVPTAGGLRETSPVTVSGVKVGQIVRTKNLSLPERGVELTLRVQKASRIPAAALPSIERSFVGEASLEFVIPLDATEAELAATLDPKDEVKRYDRVRSLLGDLTGAVQDPLEQLTATARNIDRMALAYTEVGERLNDLLAPRMPSEVDAVDPAARKAPNIATVVARLDAALANTNDWIGEESGLKSRTVEILERAQASLQEMEGVIASWKKAGESVETAATNIGSEVSRTGESLRREVATIREDAGETLGTLRGTLSRIDAASGELATLLSSVNAGEGTAGQLVKNPDLYNSVRSASAQLERTLVEVQLLVEKLKAEGIKVGV, encoded by the coding sequence ATGAACGCACGGACACGGGACCTGTTGACGGGGTTGACGGCGATCGTGGGCCTGAGCGGGCTCGCGATCATGTTGATGCTGTTTGGAACGCTGGCGAACTTCGCGGAGCCGACGTACGACGTGCGCGTCATTGTTCCGACGGCCGGGGGACTGCGTGAGACCTCTCCGGTGACGGTGAGCGGGGTGAAAGTCGGTCAGATCGTTCGGACGAAGAACCTCTCGCTTCCGGAGCGCGGCGTGGAGTTGACGCTGCGCGTGCAGAAGGCGTCGCGGATTCCGGCGGCGGCGCTTCCTTCGATCGAGCGGTCGTTTGTCGGCGAGGCCTCTCTGGAGTTCGTGATTCCGCTGGACGCGACCGAGGCGGAACTGGCGGCGACCCTGGACCCCAAGGACGAGGTGAAGCGGTACGACCGGGTGCGCTCGCTGCTTGGCGACTTGACTGGTGCGGTTCAGGATCCGCTGGAGCAGTTGACGGCGACGGCACGGAACATCGATCGGATGGCGCTGGCGTATACGGAGGTGGGCGAGCGGTTGAATGATCTGCTGGCGCCGCGTATGCCGAGCGAGGTGGACGCGGTGGATCCGGCAGCGCGGAAGGCTCCCAATATTGCGACGGTCGTTGCCCGACTCGATGCCGCGCTCGCGAACACGAATGATTGGATCGGCGAGGAGAGCGGCCTGAAGTCCAGGACTGTGGAGATCCTGGAACGCGCCCAGGCAAGCCTTCAGGAGATGGAGGGCGTGATCGCGTCGTGGAAGAAGGCGGGCGAATCGGTCGAGACGGCGGCCACGAACATCGGGAGCGAGGTCAGCAGGACGGGCGAATCGCTTCGACGAGAGGTAGCGACGATCCGGGAGGATGCCGGCGAGACACTGGGAACGTTGCGTGGGACGCTGTCGCGGATCGACGCCGCCTCGGGCGAGTTGGCGACGCTGCTCTCGAGCGTGAACGCGGGTGAGGGGACGGCGGGGCAACTGGTCAAGAACCCGGATCTGTACAACTCGGTGCGGTCGGCGTCGGCGCAGTTGGAGCGGACGCTGGTGGAGGTGCAGTTGCTCGTCGAGAAGCTGAAGGCCGAGGGAATCAAGGTTGGCGTGTAG